A single region of the Globicephala melas chromosome 12, mGloMel1.2, whole genome shotgun sequence genome encodes:
- the SOCS5 gene encoding suppressor of cytokine signaling 5 — MDKVGKMWNNFKYRCQNLFSHEGGSRSENVDMNSNRCLSVKDKNISIGDSAPQQQSSPLRENVALQLGLSPSKNSSRRNRNCATEIPQIVEISIEKDNDSCVTPGTRLARRDSYSRHAPWGGKKKHSCSTKTQSSLDTDKKFGRTRSGLQRRERRYGVSSVHDMDSVSSRAVGSRSLRQRLQDTVGLCFPMRTYNKQSKPLFSNKRKIHLSELMLEKCPFPAGSDLAQKWHLIKQHTAPVSPHSTFFDTFDPSLVSTEDEEDRLRERRRLSIEEGVDPPPNAQIHTFEATAQVNPLYKLGPKLAPGMTEINGDNSAIPQANCDSEEDTTTLCLQSRRQKQRQVSGDSHAHVSRQGAWKVHTQIDYIHCLVPDLLQITGNPCYWGVMDRYEAEALLEGKPEGTFLLRDSAQEDYLFSVSFRRYNRSLHARIEQWNHNFSFDAHDPCVFHSSTVTGLLEHYKDPSSCMFFEPLLTISLNRTFPFSLQYICRAVICRCTTYDGIDGLPLPSMLQDFLKEYHYKQKVRVRWLEREPVKAK; from the coding sequence ATGGATAAAGTGGGGAAAATGTGGAATAACTTCAAATACAGGTGTCAGAATCTCTTCAGTCATGAGGGAGGAAGCCGTAGTGAAAATGTGGATATGAACTCCAACAGATGTTTGTCTGTCAAAGACAAAAACATCAGTATAGGAGACTCAGCTCCTCAGCAACAAAGCAGTCCCTTAAGAGAAAATGTTGCCTTACAACTGGGGTTAAGCCCTTCAAAGAATTCTTCAAGGAGAAACCGAAACTGTGCCACTGAAATTCCTCAGATTGTTGAAATAAGCATTGAAAAGGATAATGACTCATGTGTCACCCCAGGAACAAGACTTGCAAGAAGAGATTCCTACTCTCGACATGCTCCTTGGGGTGGGAAGAAGAAACATTCCTGTTCTACAAAGACACAGAGTTCACTAGATACCGATAAAAAGTTTGGTAGAACTCGAAGTGGACTTCAAAGGAGAGAGAGGCGATATGGTGTAAGCTCTGTGCACGACATGGACAGCGTTTCCAGCAGAGCCGTAGGAAGTCGCTCTCTGAGACAGAGGTTGCAGGATACTGTGGGCTTGTGTTTTCCCATGAGAACTTACAACAAGCAGTCAAAGCCCCTCTtttctaataaaagaaaaatacaccttTCTGAGTTAATGCTTGAGAAATGCCCTTTTCCTGCTGGCTCGGATTTGGCCCAAAAATGGCATTTGATTAAACAGCATACAGCCCCTGTGAGCCCACATTCTACATTTTTTGATACATTTGATCCATCCTTGGTTTCTACAGAAGATGAAGAAGATAGGCTTCGAGAGAGAAGGCGGCTTAGTATTGAAGAAGGGGTTGACCCCCCTCCCAACGCACAAATACATACGTTTGAAGCCACTGCACAGGTTAACCCGTTATATAAACTGGGACCAAAGTTAGCTCCTGGAATGACTGAAATAAATGGGGACAATTCTGCAATTCCACAAGCTAATTGTGACTCTGAAGAGGACACAACCACGCTGTGTTTGCAGTCACGGAGGCAGAAGCAACGTCAGGTATCTGGAGACAGCCATGCCCACGTTAGCAGACAGGGAGCTTGGAAAGTCCATACACAGATTGATTACATACACTGCCTCGTGCCGGATTTGCTTCAGATCACAGGTAATCCCTGTTACTGGGGAGTGATGGACCGTTACGAAGCAGAAGCCCTTCTGGAAGGGAAACCTGAAGGTACATTTTTGCTCAGGGACTCTGCACAGGAGGACTACCTCTTCTCTGTGAGCTTCCGTCGCTACAACAGATCCCTGCATGCCCGAATTGAACAGTGGAATCACAACTTTAGTTTTGATGCTCACGACCCGTGTGTGTTTCACTCCTCCACTGTAACAGGACTTTTGGAACATTACAAAGACCCCAGTTCTTGCATGTTTTTTGAACCATTGCTTACGATATCACTAAATAGGACTTTCCCTTTTAGCCTGCAGTACATCTGCCGTGCAGTCATCTGCAGATGCACTACGTATGATGGAATTGATGGGCTCCCTTTACCGTCAATGttacaggattttttaaaagagtatcaTTATAAACAAAAAGTTAGAGTTCGCTGGCTAGAACGAGAACCAGTCAAGGCAAAGTAA